One window of the Oncorhynchus mykiss isolate Arlee chromosome 5, USDA_OmykA_1.1, whole genome shotgun sequence genome contains the following:
- the LOC110524752 gene encoding transmembrane protein 125, which produces MPELEDFPPSRGGQPAGPDPAQIQRSVLDEQVELWWFRDPAKSLLCYCVAVLLILGCGLGGVLLLSTTTSFSSDWRMGAGLALCLLALAVLLKQLLSSAVQDMNCVRSRRRIDILKSGGLSDLLVVLITGLCLVVCGAVLLKLALEHHMPQPGVALNDMYISGVVLLAGGGAAVVGVGVYTGVVMLLERTRPGQRFRDRAVGLFTISGRHMDQGRRETTSSLANLI; this is translated from the coding sequence ATGCCAGAGCTGGAGGACTTCCCTCCGTCGCGGGGTGGCCAGCCGGCCGGTCCTGACCCTGCTCAGATCCAGCGCAGTGTTCTGGATGAACAGGTGGAGCTGTGGTGGTTCCGGGACCCGGCCAAGTCTCTGCTGTGCTACTGTGTGGCGGTCCTCCTCATCCTGGGCTGCGGCCTGGGTGGCGTGCTTCTCCTCTCCACTACCACCAGTTTCTCCAGTGACTGGCGCATGGGAGCGGGCTTGGCCCTGTGTCTCTTAGCCCTGGCTGTCCTCCTCAAACAGCTCCTGAGCTCGGCCGTGCAGGACATGAACTGTGTGCGGAGTCGCAGGCGGATCGATATCCTTAAGAGCGGAGGGCTGTCGGATCTGTTAGTAGTGCTCATCACGGGGCTGTGTCTGGTGGTCTGTGGGGCTGTGCTGCTGAAGCTGGCTTTGGAGCACCACATGCCCCAGCCGGGCGTGGCCCTGAACGATATGTACATCTCTGGGGTTGTGTTGTTAGCTGGAGGGGGGGCAGCGGTAGTGGGGGTAGGGGTGTACACAGGGGTGGTGATGCTGCTGGAGAGGACCAGGCCGGGCCAGAGGTTTAGGGACAGGGCTGTGGGGCTGTTCACTATCTCTGGACGACACATGGACCAGGGTAGGAGGGAGACCACCTCTAGCCTGGCTAACCTCATCTGA